From Schistocerca americana isolate TAMUIC-IGC-003095 chromosome 9, iqSchAmer2.1, whole genome shotgun sequence, the proteins below share one genomic window:
- the LOC124551147 gene encoding uncharacterized protein LOC124551147 isoform X1 — MCMIMSQDRKMARVPAGRDREKHQSSSPKLRGSGGAGHSSSGRVGKTQVKKSASDRKLESQKLRLAAREIRSDRRHAVKNKNTSKVQKQVPKADRMPTVAGGEETEDEALYKQNMLITPDSERKCSAREIEKIREALVDALEPLEDGCFPQFYNSNNSQGVLILTCANEQTKQWLERTVPLLKPWDGAKLCVKPKGEVARGTKVLFKTPKLFAKTDPKKILLMLSTQNKTLETRTWRNVSAISDSSGQTLVYVVDNRSLEAIRALKNKAYLGLGNVELVILDEEDSKQPSVDADVKIEAEDGKDTSVDTDTAPAEKSEVL, encoded by the exons AGTACCAGCAGGAAGGGATAGAGAAAAGCATCAGTCTTCAAGCCCAAAATTGCGAGGCTCTGGAG GTGCTGGGCACTCATCTTCAGGAAGAGTAGGGAAGACACAAGTGAAGAAATCTGCTTCAGACCGGAAACTCGAGTCTCAAAAATTGAGATTAGCTGCTAGAGAAATAAGATCCGACCGACGACACGCAGTTAAGAACAAGAATACGTCGAAAGTACAAAAGCAGGTTCCGAAAGCCGACAGAATGCCAACAGTTGCAGGGGGAGAGGAGACTGAAGATGAAGCGCTGTACAAACAGAATATGTTGATAACACCAGATTCGGAGCGAAAATGTTCAGCACGTGAAATCGAAAAAATCAGAGAAGCACTCGTAGACGCTCTTGAACCTCTCGAGGACGGGTGTTTTCCACAGTTTTACAATTCGAACAATTCGCAGGGTGTTCTCATCCTTACGTGTGCCAACGAGCAGACAAAGCAGTGGCTGGAGAGAACTGTGCCCCTGCTGAAGCCGTGGGATGGTGCGAAGCTCTGCGTAAAGCCTAAAGGGGAAGTAGCACGAGGGACTAAGGTACTATTTAAGACACCAAAGTTGTTTGCCAAGACAGACCCTAAAAAAATCTTGCTGATGCTCAGCACTCAAAACAAGACTCTAGAGACCAGGACGTGGAGGAACGTGAGTGCAATATCCGATTCGTCAGGCCAGACTCTGGTCTACGTAGTCGACAATCGGAGTCTTGAAGCCATCCGAGCCTTGAAGAATAAAGCGTATCTCGGATTAGGCAATGTCGAGTTAGTTATCTTAGATGAGGAGGACAGCAAGCAGCCCTCTGTAGATGCAGACGTGAAAATTGAGGCGGAAGATGGCAAGGACACCTCCGTAGATACCGACACGGCTCCTGCAGAAAAATCTGAAGTGTTGTGA